The Scyliorhinus canicula chromosome 5, sScyCan1.1, whole genome shotgun sequence genome window below encodes:
- the LOC119966151 gene encoding 60S acidic ribosomal protein P1-like produces MASTSELACIYSALILHDDKTTVTEDKLNAMIKTAGVTIEPFSPSLFAKALANIDVISLIWNVGAGSSAPAVAAVVSTDAPVAAEEKKEEKKQEESEESDDD; encoded by the coding sequence ATGGCCTCCACCTCGGAACTCGCCTGTATCTACAGCGCGCTCATCCTGCATGACGACAAAACCACTGTCACCGAAGACAAACTCAATGCCATGATTAAAACAGCTGGTGTGACCATTGAGCCTTTCTCGCCCAGTCTGTTTGCCAAGGCATTGGCTAATATTGACGTCATTAGTCTGATCTGGAACGTTGGTGCTGGTAGCAGTGCCCCAGCTGTTGCAGCAGTTGTTTCCACCGATGCCcctgttgctgctgaagagaaaaaggaagagaagaaacaggaagaatctgaagagtCCGACGATGATTAA